From Malus sylvestris chromosome 1, drMalSylv7.2, whole genome shotgun sequence:
CCGGCTCAACAAAAATGGTTGCTTAAGTTGCTTGGGTATAACTATACTCTGGAATATAGACCCGGCACTTTGAATGCCGCAGCCGATGCTCTGTCCCGCCGTTCAGAGATGCTTACCTTAATGGGTCTTTCTCAGCCCCTTTTCGATTGTATTGCAGAAATTCATGCGGCTTACGAGTCGGACTCTCACACTTCTGCACTTCTCACGGCTTTAAGGGAAGCTCCTGCAAGTCGGGCTCCTTTCACACTCCAAGGAGATCTCCTTTACTACAAAACTGGTATTTTTGTTCCGGCGTCCTCTGCATGGCGGACTCGTCTTCTCCATGAATTTCATGCTTCACCCGCAGCTGGCCATTCTGGGTTTTTACGTACTTATAAACGTTTAACCAACAATTTCAATTGGCCGGGCCTGAAAAAGGAGGTGAAAACTTTTGTGGCAGCTTGTGACACTTGCCAAAGGATCAACTATGAGTCCATGAAACCCCCGAGACCATTGCAGCCCCTTCCCATTCCCACCCAAGTTTAGTCAGACATTGCGATGGATTTTATTGAGGGCCTTCCATCAGTTCATGGCCGCAATGCCATTTTGGTCATAGTGGATCGCCTTTCCAAATATGGGCATTTTATTGCTATTAAACACCCATATTCTGCCCCCAAGATTGCCGAGATCTTTATTCAGGAGGTTTTTCGTCTTCATGGCATGCCGGCCTCCATCGTCAGTGATCGTGATCCCATTTTTATCAGTGAGTTTTATACTGCCTTCTTTAAGCACCAAAACACCACTCTCTGCAAGAGTTCCGCCTATCACCCACAGACGGACGGACAAACGGAAGTATTGAACCGCACACTTGAGCATTACTTGCGTTGTTTTGTAATGAACAAACCACGAGACTGGATTCAATGGTTGCCTTGGGCCGAATGGTGGTACAATACCACATTCCAATCAGCCATCCAACTGACCCCTTTTCAGGCACTTTATGGGTACCCACCTCCCACAGTCTCGACCTATCTTCCTGGGGCTTCTCTGGTTCATCTCGTTGACATCACTCTTCGTGATCGTGATGCCTTGCTCAAGTATTTACGTGAGAACTTGCAGCTGGCACAACACCGAATGCGCCAACACGCCGACAAACACCGCTCTGAGAGGACATTTACAATTGGCGACTGGGTTTTTCTCAAACTCCAACCCTATCGGCAGACTTCAGTGTCCAAAATCCACTGTCCGAAGTTGGCTCCTCGCTACTATGGCCCCTTCCAGGTCCGCGCTCGGGTTGGCAATGTTGCTTATACACTGGATCTTCCATCACCGTCACGCATTCATCCTACCTTTCATGTGTCCTTGCTCAAACCCAAAATTGGTGACCATCAGGTAGCTTCTCCTACCTTGCCTCCACTCTCTTCTGATGGTGTCTTCCTTTGGTCCCTTGAAAAAATCCTTCAACGTGGTATGTTCAAGCATGAAAATCGCGCGGTCACTCGTTGGTTAATCAAATGGGACGGTCTTCCAGAGCATGATGCCACATGGGAGGATGCTGATTCTATCTTGGATCGGTTCCCTGAATTTGTCGCCTGAGGACAGGCTCTTTGTAAGGGGGTACCGTGATGGGCCCTTACCATTATTCACTGTCTCCAAGTTGTTCCCTCTGAATTGTAATGGCATTACTTCTTATGGTGACTCAGCACCAAACCTTTTGTCTGTAGTGGATAGTGGATATATATTTCCCTTTTGTAATCCTTGAGGGGGAAGGAAATGAATTAACCTTTTAAACTTTTCCTGCATTTCCCTTTATTCTGAACCTTTTCTTCTCTGTGCGGCTGGAAACCTAACAGAGATTGAACCTAGAGATGTAGCGGCTACGAGAGAAGATCAAGATCGAACCTGGAGATGCAGCTACTGCgggagaggatgaggaggagggcTACGGGAAAAGGCAACGGCAGGCAGAGAAGATGGAACGAAGAAGAtagaattttagggtttgttttttggatgatgtaaatattgaaaaaaagaaggggtatttttgtcttaaaatgttATGAATTTGTGTTCCACAGGATGGAAAAACCCGTTGCAGAGGGGAGATGGAACCAAAATCTAACACATTTTCGTTTCGTGGAACAGGCGTTCCATATAATTTTAACGCACCAAACATGGGACGGAACGCGTCCGTCCCACTCTGTTCCATcccatcccacgtaccaaacgcatcCTAATGGAATACCATACCCTAACCACGGTACCACCCTACTTATGAGTTGAAGTGATACCTACAAAATACATTTTCAAAACGCAGAGCCACAGTATATCACGTCTCAACCACCAACGAAACTTGATCATGAACAAATTTCAAACTTTCTAGAAAAGCCTACTACTTAACTAGTTAATttatggtttgatttttcccCTTCGGGTTAAACTAAATGGAAATAATTTgacttacaaattttttttttgtataatttttatttataacatTAAAAATATGTTTCGAGCCTAAAAGAAATTACTCCCCAATCACAAgaaactttttcttttctggggGGTGGTCAACATAGTATGACAAAAGAAGTGGCAAACAGCGCATATTGGGCCAAGATACCAGCCCAGATATAGTGAGTCCAACCTAAAGAAACTATTGGGCCGAGAAGCCCACATTCCTATCCGACCCATAAACCTACAGCCGCGCTCTACTGCCGGTATTATTCACGCGGATATCATCCAGTACTTCAGACAACAAGTCCTTGCGAATCTGAGCGTACACGTGTCCGTTCCATTTCCGCGATACCAACCCCTCTCCAAGTCTAACCGCGGCCTCGACCGTCTCCTCCGCGCTATCGTGCGCCGAGTCGATTATCCCCTTCGCCACTGCCACGTCCGCCGTCATCTTATCGGCTCTCAGCAACAAATCGCGCCGAGCCGCCGGTGAGCTGATTTTGCGATCGAACAGCGCCACTAACCAAGCCGGGAGAAGGAGCTCGATGTCGAGCTCACTCATGTAGATGAAGCCGCGGTCTCGCCTCATGAGGAGGTAGTCGTGGCTGCGAGCGAGAATGAATCCGGCGGCGGAAGCGTGGCCGGAAACGGCGGCGACGGTGGGCATGGGGAGGGAGATGAGGTCGGCGACGAGGGACCGGACCTTGGAGCGTATGAGCTCCAACCGGGACTCGGAGGACTTGGCCCAGGAGAGATCGTAGCCGTTGGAGAAGAATTTGCCATGCGCGGTGGTGATTAGGGCTGAGGGTGATGATGACGTGGCGGTGGTGGTAACGGCGGTTCGGATTTGGTTGAGGGCGGACCGGATTGAGTCGATGAGAGTGGGATTGAGTCTGTGCTCGCCTGGGCCTGTTAGCGTTAGGATGAAGACGTTGCCTTTCCTCTCTAATGtgcacatctctctctctctctctctctctagaatttgAAGTTTAAGCTTTGGTTATGGAGGATCGAATATTCAAGGACTTTGCCTTCTTCCCATGGATTGGTCaaattgatgcatcatttgtgacttcataatattataaaatgttgtcctcttttgttttttcttctgtCTTCAACGAACATGTCACATTCAATCGAGAAATACTTTCATGCAATTAAGGCGGCATTTTAAAAAATGGTTAAAACATATAATAATGTTGGATTAACTTTATGGatttgtttttaataatgtttGATTAACTTAATGAATTTGTTATCGACAGCCATTTCATCAAATAGTTTGATTGTTGTAAACAATGAAGATTTTTCAGAATCAATTTTTGCTTTTTATCTTTTAGATTTTGATTGGTTTTGAACCATAGAACGAAAATTATAACTTAGATAAGGTGGTATTGAAAAAGGTTGGGGTGGTGCCATGAAGAGCTTCTTACTCACAACTCAGATTTAAACATACATGTTACTTGATATGTACATGAATGAGAATGATatataattattgtaaagtatgTGATAAACTACTTATTTGAGGTTATTTAGGTACAGAATAATACGGgaagaattgaatttttattagGAATAATGTTTGCATTCCTTCATTGGAGGATGAGCTAGTTCTTTCTTACGAATAACGTATTTAGACCGTATAAATTTTATAATCgaaattgtttaatttttttaatcttcgtTAGAAGATTACCACTGCAAAAACTCATTTAAATGTATAGAATAGCTTTTTTGTATAGGTTTAAAGTAATATCCTCgtgatttgaatgattttttgtaattttaaccCTTATACGAAGATTAATAAATTGAATGGTTCTAATAACTGATTTTATTCGATCAAGATCTTGAGAATATGCTAATCCCATCTTTTATTGGTAACATAAAATGACAGACAAGTGAAAAATCCAACCCAACAAAACTCACATCAATTTTCGGccaatcaaaacaaaaacagacCCGACCCGAACCAAATTATCACCTACAGTCGTGATTTTCTGCCAGTAGTATTTCTGCGGATCTCATCCAGAACATCAGACAACAAGTCCTTCCGAATATGAGCGTACACGTGTCCGTTCCACTTCCGCCGAACCAACTCCTCCCCCAAATTAGCCGCGGCCTCGACGGTCTCCTCCGCGCTATCGTGCGCCGAGTAGATAATCCCCTTCGCCACTGCCACGTCGGCTTTCACCTTATCGGCTCTGAGCAACAAGTCGCGCCGAGCCGCCGGCGAGCCGACCTTGCTCTCGATCAGCGCCAAGAACCAGCGTGGCAGAAGGAGCTCGATGTCGAGCTCGCTCATGTAGATGAAGCCGCGGTCCCTCCTCATGAGAAGGTAGTCGTGGCTGAGAGCGAGGATGAAGCCGGCGGCGGAGGCGTGGCCGGATACGGCGGCGATGGTGGGCATCGGGAGGGAGATGAGATCGGCGACAAGGGACCGGAGCTTGGCGTCCATGAGCTCTATGCGGGATTCAGAGGACTGGGCCCAAGAGAGATCGTAGCCGTTGGAGAAGAATTTGCCATGTGCGGTGGTGATTAGGGCTGAGGGAGATGATGACGAGGCCGTGGTGGTGACGGCGGCTCGGACTTGGTTGAGGGCGGATCGGATGGAGTCGATGAGAGTGGGGTTGACCCTGTGCTCGCCTGGGCCTGTTAGCGTTAGGATGAAGATGTTGCCTTTCCTCTCTAAcgtacacatctctctctctctctctagaaaatctCCCTtctttctgtctctctctctcaagaaaATGCTTATACTTTGAAGTTTCAAATTTGGCCAAGATCGAAAAAATATAAAGCTGCGGGCTATTGATTGATTGGTGGATTGAAGCCACCATTTGAGAGTTGACTTCAAACCACAAAGTATTTGAAGCCGGCATTCAAAGTAATCGTATTTTCGACGAAGTTGAGGTTTCATTTGAAAACAGTACCcgaacgttttttttttttttgaagattaaaaaatatttaaaaattttaaatcttacaatttaaactgaacaaaaaatcaaaaaataagggtatgagagagaaagatgatagagaagaaaaaaaaaaagtaaaagatgattaaaaaaaagagaaaaaaattatagGATCAGAAGAGATAGAAGGGAAgaagagtgaaaaaaaaatcgagagaataaaaaaaacagaTTAGAAGAAAGacgaaaaaagtaaaaaagaaagaaagagaagggcGAGAGAGAATGAATAAAATAGAGATAAATTTGGAGTGagaagggaggagagagaaaacaaaatgagtaaatttaaatttaaaatctctaaaaactcatttttggtttttttagaaaataaattatattttttaattagtcttgagttcaattttttttaaataatcataccaaacaagtttttaaggcctaaaatttaaaaattatttttaagtttaaaaatttgaattcaagTAGAGTATCAAACAGGTTTTGAATAATTcataattttttcaaaaaataggaATGCTATCGTACCATCTTAAGCCCTAATTGACAATAGGAGAGTAGGCTGAGGACTCAAAAGTTCTTACAAAGTTTCATAACATTCACACAAAGGATTAGGTTTGAGATATTGCCATAACGAATGAACGTCTGACTAAAAGCCCAGTACATTTACTACTCATAAGACTTGGGATAAGTAAAGCCATAATTACTGTAGTGTAACTTGAGAAGCAAATCCTACATATGAAACCTCCGACTCCCTACTCATTAGGTGGTCAATACTCAATACCTTCGTAGGCCGCGACCGTAGATCATCAACGCAGAAGGGCACTCATAAGCTTGGTGACCCATTCCACCACAATTGTGGCAGATGACAACCGATATGCACTCTCGGCTGATATGGCCTGGCAGCCCACAGTTACAGCACGTGATGTCGCGGAAAGGGCCTCTGATGTCTGGGGCTAGGCTTGACTTGGCGCAATGGCGGGCCACGTGACCTGATACGTTGCAGGTGTGGCAAACAGGTTCGTTGGGGCAGTCACGGGCAAGGTGTCCAGGTTTCCGACAGTTGTTGCAAGCCTTCTCGTTTGTGCAATAGACAGCAATATGACCCGGTTTGTAGCAGTTGTTGCAGAGCCTAGCATCATGGGATGAAGGACTAGGGTACGAGCAATCGCGAGCCAGGTGGCCTTTCTTACTACATATATGGCAGACTGGATTATTGGAACATTGGTTTGCAAGATGTCCAGGCTCCTTGCAGTTCCAACACATAGTTGTTGAGTTGCATTCAGCTGCAATGTGGCTGATAAAACATACAGCACTTGAATATGAAAAACATTTCACAGACGAAAATCAGGATTTGCAGTCCTCCGTGCAACCTATTTTCTATAACTCTTAAAACCATATATGGAAAATGAAGGGTTCGGCAGAACTCACCCTGGAAGTCCACAGTTGTTGCAGACAGTCATATTCGGGCAATCCCTTGCAAAATGCCCTGGCCGTTTACATTTATTGCAAAGACAATCTTGCCTGAAAAATAACAGAATAATCATTACGACATGAAATTGAAGATGTAGGAAGATGTAGCAGCAAAAGATTATCTCAGTTTTGATAAACATATGGAGTCCAAATACCAAGAGATCAGTTTGCGTGCGTTATACATAGCTACCTATCGAATTATTATCAGAAAGGAGGACTTCAGCCAATGGAAATTAAAGTCAACTTGAACAGTTAAAACAAAATTTCTTTGAGTATTAAATGTTACAGGCACACGAACAGAGCGAAGTTTTACAGGATTTTTCCACTTTAAACCAGTAATACAATACACACGGGGAAAGGACAAAACACTAGCACCAGATTTGATAGTTCCTGAGGAGAGTCGATGAAAATTCAGGTTAGAATCAGCATTTTTGTAGTAGGTTACCAATAATTATGAACAACACCAAGCGTAAAATGAGACGAAGCTTGGAAGTACCTAACTCTTAAGTAATATGAAGTATTTGGTTTTATTGTTCCAACTTATTAACTTTTCAAATTCAATTCGCATCCTGTCTCATAAATTTGCTAACTTTTAACATATTGTGATGGCAGCACTATATCTCCATTTCAATTTCTTGTCTAGCAAGTCATCTGTCTCAAAAACTATGTGGAtacttttataatttaattcttGACGTGTAATAATCTACATACTAAAACAACGATCTAGATCCAAAAGATATAGAATAATAAATGATAGAAAATACACAAAACTTCACCAAAGCTCATACCAACACAAGGGATGGCTACATAATCATCTCAAGTTGCTCTATGAGTACCACAGAGCGAGAAAAGACAAAATGAAACCGAAAACACTGGAAACAAAGGTTAGAACGTTCAATGAGATACCTATAACTGCGGCGTTCACTAGGATATGGAGCATCATGGTAAGATGCGCGTTCTCTGCTGCGGTATCTCTTGGCTTGTTCTGGGCTTTGACTTCTATTCACACTCATGTTGGAGACCACCAAGCAAAACCTTCAACGAAATATCCTTATAAGAAAAGAACCGAAACAAGAACAAGCTAGCGAGCGCAGCAACCTGCCTGCCAGAAGAAGTATTCCGATTGCTAACATGACCACAAAAACCAACTACATGAAACTAGAACCATATCCAATTATCCCAACAAAATGTTAACCATCACTCAGTTTCCAAAAACACGGAACCAGTGGAACTCCGTGTTTAGCCAAAAGAGCTATAACTACACCGGCAACTCAAGTAAATGAAACACATCCAAATGCAAAGTTCCCAAACATGTTTACAACTACAAACGCTTGACAATGTATACAAAACTTAAACGTTCTTAAACGCCCGCGTCTCCGATTCGATTCGAGACTAACAACCTAAGTCCATGAAAGATATATTCTCAGTCTGATGTATTCTCAGACCGATGTATTCTCCGTCTGAAGCATTCTCAGTACTTTAAAttccaaacaaataaaaaaataaaaatcagtaGTTTAATTTATTCTCAGTCTGCTGTATTCTCAGCAACACGAACGAACAGAAAATAAATCATATTCTACATACACATACAAATCGATCAAATTCGTGAAAATTCAATGACAGAGCGATTTCTTCAAAACTCAAAACCAAATACATacagtatgtatatatatttatatgcgtaaGGGAAGAGTGATTACCTAGTTCGTGTGAGGTAAACGTTGagatgcaagaagaagaagaagacgaagaggaAACCCTAAGATTGAAGAATTTGGGGATTTGAAAGCAGAGAGAGCAGAGCTTATTTATTGCTTCATTTCTCGACGAGGATGAGCGTGATTTGTACGACGACACAGTTTACCGCCATGTGTATGTTTGGTCAAAGTAAGGCTGTGTTTGGCCTTATGTTTTCAAATTGCCACTTCTCCAAAAAGCCAATAAGCCAATaagctttctttttttttttttaataaaggcCAATCAGTAAGGATAGcatcataaatatatgttcTTTTATGCCACCTGACGTCTACTTGACAGACATTTCGCTATTggaatgtgatatccacacatatCATTATCATTTTACTTATCAcatatctttttaatttttgatcattGGATCAAATGAATTTAAGAATATCAATGGATAGAAATTATcaaggagtgtgtgagaagtaaaatgaggtgtgtgtaTAGCACACCCCTTCGCTGTTTCGAATTCGGATCTTCTCcagatcctttttgtgaggattccagggatccatcattttaaatatttttatttaaaattaaacacaaatagtaattgacaaaaattgatcgcacaatgtacgatgaatagACATAATTTACAAATCCCTAAGATCCTCACCAAGAAGATCCGAAAAAGATCATGTTTGCGCTATTTCGATAAAGTAAGTCTCATTCATGCCACGTCAACATAGTTGTAGAAATCTTTCAACGGATTTGAACGCTAATTAGCAAAGTGTGACAACAGAATGTGTGGTGAGTCATGAGTGATTAAGTGAGCCAAATCGAGTTCGAAGAAGCATTATGGGCTAAAAAATTAGATGGAATTTGAAAGAAATTCTAAAGTTACTTTCAACTGAACCCATTTTTAACTCACCACATGCATAAGGATAATGTTAGAAAGGCTAAATTTAGAGAcgaaatttgcaaactaaatgatgtgtcactaataagaaTAAGCACGTCTATCAATgtgtaagtaataaaccaatcatcaacttccatgtcttttagttttcaaaattttgcctacaaatttagtctctcttaTATTATTACTTCACGCATAAAATACAATATCACTCAGTGTACTAAAAACGCCAATGTGGCTGTACCCTTGGGCTTGTttagaaatgcatttttaaaaattacttCTGCATATAAGCACGTCAGTAAAAGCACTTCTATTAAAAgcacattgaattttttttaataaaaatgcaagtgatcCATGAAAAAGCACTTGAGGTGAAAGCATACAACAAGCGTAGGAAAAACCTAAAAACTTTGCAAGCAATTGGGTGTGATAAATAGAAATATGAATGCTAATAAGAATATGCTTACATTTCCATTCCATATAAGCACTTCAAGATGAAAATACCAAAGCGGCCGAAATAACCACTTTCAGATGAATGGCTATCAGCAGTTTCAGTTCCGTTTCATACAATTCAAACGGCCCGAAAGCAAGGTAGCACAAGAGGTGGCATTTCTATATATGCACCTGCACATAACCACCAAAGCGGCCGAAATAATCACTTTCAGATGAACACACACCATGTTACTACGAAAACCAGAGTACATTTCCATTCGATATAAGCACTTCAAGATGAAAATACAACATACGGAGTACATATATGTTCGAAATTTTAAGAAAACATAAGTTGCATATTGACGGCAAGCTTTGCGAGCTAAAACATAGTTCTGCAGTCTCACAGTAGTCTTAGTACACGACCACGAACTTCCTCCTAAAATAGTCAGTAGAGATTCTACACTCTACTAGTGCAGATAACCATAACTATTTGGACGGAGCTGCTGTACAGCACACTTACAAGATGGAAAGAATTCGAGGATGCGATCCTCAAAAGGGGAGCAAATGTAACAGCTCACCAGCCCATGAGGGTTCTTCTAACTCTCTCTACAATATTACTCCTATTTTGTTTGCTTACCAATGGAAATTCACGACTATCATCCAAAAGAAATCGGTAGATTTCCCACTGGCAAACTGAAGTTGAATTCCTTACAATTTCAGCCTGCAAATCAACAATGAAATAATGAGAGAACGCAAGAGGGCATGCCACAAAAAGGAAACTCACATCAAATTCTTACCGCAAAAATAGATACTCCCAATTGTTTCAGTGCTAGAGTAACATTGTAGAATACGAGGGGCCTCCCCTTTCCAGATAACTCAACCGGATTAGCAACTAAGAGTTCAGTTTCTGGGCCCCTGTTGGCAACGATCACTCTCAGTGGGTGAACCATCTCCTCCTTTAAATGATTACACAATGCAACCTGAACTTCAGGATCAACAAGCTTTTTTCCATTTGTCTGCTGAATAAATAGGTCCAAATTTCGGAAGCCTTTCACAGGTGACGAGAATCTACCATACGCAATCTAAATGAGAAACAACAGACTTGCATCAGTAAACTGCTAATTGCAAATATAAtagcaaaacacaaaagtcaTATCCAATGGGAGTTATGAACGCTAAAAAAGAAAACTGAAGATTCTTTTCCTTAAATATTTACAGGTGCAAGAACCAACAAATGGTACTCAAGAAACATAGAAGAAAGTGGCTGTCTGACTGAAATCTGTCCTGGTATATCGAGGCAGCCAAAATTTTTGGACAACAGAATTTCAAGACATCATGAAAAAGTACCTGAATATTGCAGTCCTTGGAAGTCCTCATAATGTCATAAAAGAGGCCATTCCGATCAACACACTGTATTTGCAGCACCGTATGAACAGGGCTCAATGAATTATCCACTGTAATACTGGTCTTGTTCACCGTTCCCATGTTCTGGGAGATAGCTTTTGGATAAGCCTCGTCATCCTTCAGCTGATAGCTAAATAATTCGTCAGCAATGGCTGGTGGAAGAGAAGAATTCCCCTGCAGACTTTCATACTCAGGTCCAGGCAACTTAAGCTCACAGGTGATGCAATACTCTCCTAAAGCAGCCATCAGATGCTCACATATGTCGTCTCTTCTCTGTTTTGTGTGTAACAACTCCCTGAAAGTAAATGGTACCAAATAATGGGGGTTAATAAACGCTCCAAGGTATAACCAACACTTATGAGCAATTACAACTCTTCACCACATTGTGTACTCTCTGAAACTAGTCTTATGAAGTGAATGCCGGGACATTAGATTGGTATTAAACTCAAAAGAATCAGCCAAGTTTGGGAAGAATGATATCCAAAATTCAAAGTACTAacagaagaaatgaaaaaattgaCAACCCAGAATACATACACAGTTCTCCCagttaagagcatctccaaccgAGATGTCAACTGCCACAGTGGACAGAAAAAGGCTAGCTTTGGCATAATAATTACTCCCATCGATCAGCCAAAGCCAATGAGGATTAAAGGGACAGCATTTcattaatttgaattgttaaCTGGGGTCATTAATGCAATTTCTTTTGTTAATGTGGGCTACTTTAATACCAAACTATGTAATaaggaagataaaaaaaaaacataagtaaaatgaataaataaattttgACATATAAGGTGGGAAGTTATGTaatatccaaatccaaattgCCACATAGGCCATCAAATTCGCTTATGTAATTTGATCAACAATACAACCAGATCAGATAATTCGCCCAATGTATTGCCAACCGAATTCATCTAGATTCCTTTAAAATATGGGATTAACTCAAAAGGGTCATAAACCAACACGAGAATTTAAGACTGGCAGCTGGTTCCGATATCTCGAGCGTAATTAGCAAACCAGACAACTATTCAAAATCAATCATGGACACCTGAATGTGAAGCATACTAAAGTAAAAATTATATTGTTGAAGTAAAAGTGGATAGTTCTTAAGATTAATAACCACAACACCAACACGCAATTTTCAAAAGGCGCACGAAAAACTCACAAGCAATCTGTGATGAAGAAGAGGTCCAAAACTCGGCCATCCGGGGTCGGCATCACTTTCACTCTCTGAATCagaatttcaagctcacagaGCACTTTGGTAACATCTACATTTACACAAAAAACAACCATAACTTCTTCATTACTCAACCAtatgaacaaaacaaacaacaGTCGAGAACAAAATCGAAAACCCAATAAAATTAATGAAGAAGTTGAGATTTTGACCGTGGAGTGAGCCGCTCTGGTCGTGGCACCAAAACTTCAACAGATAGACCGGAGAGGGTGTTGGGACGTTGGAGAATTGATTGAGATAAAACGAGAAGAAGCACGACGACGGGCACGCGGACGAGAGCCGATCCTTCAACCTCTCCCAATCGACCTTCAGGGATTCGTGGTGGGGGACGACCCACAGCACTATATAGCACCACCTTCCATCCGTCGAGAAATCTGcaacaaaaacacccaaaaatctcaaaatctCAAAAACCCAGGTGCCAAATTGAGGAATTCGAAAAACCCAGGTGCCAGAATTTGAAATTGCAGATTTGAATTACCTCCTTTGGTAATGGAGAGGCCGAACTGGAGGATGATTCGGCAGAGGTCGCAGCCGAGGCCGGCCTTGTCGGGACAGTTGACGGTGAGGACGGAGGGCTCGTCAGGAGCCTTCCCCGGCTTGATAACGACGATGTCGTCGCAGGGAATGCCCATGGCGGAATCAGGGTAATCACGAAACTACCCCTGGGAATCGTTGGCCTTTCGGGGATGGCATAGGAGAGGTTGTGGCGTCCCGACCGACTTTAGTGGGATTGCAACTCGGGTAAAAAGATTCAAGT
This genomic window contains:
- the LOC126632827 gene encoding enoyl-CoA delta isomerase 1, peroxisomal-like: MCTLERKGNVFILTLTGPGEHRLNPTLIDSIRSALNQIRTAVTTTATSSSPSALITTAHGKFFSNGYDLSWAKSSESRLELIRSKVRSLVADLISLPMPTVAAVSGHASAAGFILARSHDYLLMRRDRGFIYMSELDIELLLPAWLVALFDRKISSPAARRDLLLRADKMTADVAVAKGIIDSAHDSAEETVEAAVRLGEGLVSRKWNGHVYAQIRKDLLSEVLDDIRVNNTGSRARL
- the LOC126618897 gene encoding enoyl-CoA delta isomerase 1, peroxisomal-like, with the protein product MCTLERKGNIFILTLTGPGEHRVNPTLIDSIRSALNQVRAAVTTTASSSSPSALITTAHGKFFSNGYDLSWAQSSESRIELMDAKLRSLVADLISLPMPTIAAVSGHASAAGFILALSHDYLLMRRDRGFIYMSELDIELLLPRWFLALIESKVGSPAARRDLLLRADKVKADVAVAKGIIYSAHDSAEETVEAAANLGEELVRRKWNGHVYAHIRKDLLSDVLDEIRRNTTGRKSRL
- the LOC126618869 gene encoding zinc finger protein GIS2-like isoform X2 → MEMFCLVVSNMSVNRSQSPEQAKRYRSRERASYHDAPYPSERRSYRQDCLCNKCKRPGHFARDCPNMTVCNNCGLPGHIAAECNSTTMCWNCKEPGHLANQCSNNPVCHICSKKGHLARDCSYPSPSSHDARLCNNCYKPGHIAVYCTNEKACNNCRKPGHLARDCPNEPVCHTCNVSGHVARHCAKSSLAPDIRGPFRDITCCNCGLPGHISRECISVVICHNCGGMGHQAYECPSALMIYGRGLRRY
- the LOC126618869 gene encoding zinc finger protein GIS2-like isoform X1 — protein: MEMFCLVVSNMSVNRSQSPEQAKRYRSRERASYHDAPYPSERRSYRQDCLCNKCKRPGHFARDCPNMTVCNNCGLPGAVCFISHIAAECNSTTMCWNCKEPGHLANQCSNNPVCHICSKKGHLARDCSYPSPSSHDARLCNNCYKPGHIAVYCTNEKACNNCRKPGHLARDCPNEPVCHTCNVSGHVARHCAKSSLAPDIRGPFRDITCCNCGLPGHISRECISVVICHNCGGMGHQAYECPSALMIYGRGLRRY
- the LOC126618869 gene encoding zinc finger protein GIS2-like isoform X3, translated to MSVNRSQSPEQAKRYRSRERASYHDAPYPSERRSYRQDCLCNKCKRPGHFARDCPNMTVCNNCGLPGAVCFISHIAAECNSTTMCWNCKEPGHLANQCSNNPVCHICSKKGHLARDCSYPSPSSHDARLCNNCYKPGHIAVYCTNEKACNNCRKPGHLARDCPNEPVCHTCNVSGHVARHCAKSSLAPDIRGPFRDITCCNCGLPGHISRECISVVICHNCGGMGHQAYECPSALMIYGRGLRRY
- the LOC126618869 gene encoding zinc finger protein GIS2-like isoform X4; this translates as MSVNRSQSPEQAKRYRSRERASYHDAPYPSERRSYRQDCLCNKCKRPGHFARDCPNMTVCNNCGLPGHIAAECNSTTMCWNCKEPGHLANQCSNNPVCHICSKKGHLARDCSYPSPSSHDARLCNNCYKPGHIAVYCTNEKACNNCRKPGHLARDCPNEPVCHTCNVSGHVARHCAKSSLAPDIRGPFRDITCCNCGLPGHISRECISVVICHNCGGMGHQAYECPSALMIYGRGLRRY
- the LOC126618863 gene encoding ACT domain-containing protein ACR9-like codes for the protein MGIPCDDIVVIKPGKAPDEPSVLTVNCPDKAGLGCDLCRIILQFGLSITKGDFSTDGRWCYIVLWVVPHHESLKVDWERLKDRLSSACPSSCFFSFYLNQFSNVPTPSPVYLLKFWCHDQSGSLHDVTKVLCELEILIQRVKVMPTPDGRVLDLFFITDCLELLHTKQRRDDICEHLMAALGEYCITCELKLPGPEYESLQGNSSLPPAIADELFSYQLKDDEAYPKAISQNMGTVNKTSITVDNSLSPVHTVLQIQCVDRNGLFYDIMRTSKDCNIQIAYGRFSSPVKGFRNLDLFIQQTNGKKLVDPEVQVALCNHLKEEMVHPLRVIVANRGPETELLVANPVELSGKGRPLVFYNVTLALKQLGVSIFAAEIVRNSTSVCQWEIYRFLLDDSREFPLVSKQNRSNIVERVRRTLMGW